Proteins encoded within one genomic window of Mauremys mutica isolate MM-2020 ecotype Southern chromosome 11, ASM2049712v1, whole genome shotgun sequence:
- the BTBD1 gene encoding BTB/POZ domain-containing protein 1: MAAAAAGGSGGPPEAAPAALQREPVYNWQATKGSLQERFAFLFTNELLSDVRFVVGKGGPRQPGGGGPPGPGQQRIPAHRFLLAAGSAVFDAMFNGGMATTSAEIELPDVEPAAFLALLRFLYSDEVQIGPETVMTTLYTAKKYAVPALEAHCVEFLTKHLRADNAFMLLTQARLFDEPQLASLCLDTIDKSTMDAISAEGFTDIDIDTLCAVLERDTLSIRESRLFGAVVRWAEAECQRQQLPVTSGNKQKVLGKALSLIRFPLMTIEEFAAGPAQSGILSDREVVNLFLHFTVNPKPRVDYIDRPRCCLRGKECSINRFQQVESRWGYSGTSDRIRFTVNRRISIVGFGLYGSIHGPTDYQVNIQIIEYEKNQTLGQNDTGFSCDGTANTFRVMFKEPIEILPTVSYTACATLKGPDSHYGTKGLKKVIHESPTASKTCFSFSSSPGNNNGTSIEDGQIPEIIFYT; the protein is encoded by the exons atggcggcggcggcagcgggggGTTCGGGCGGGCCCCCGGAGGCGGCCCCCGCGGCGCTGCAGCGGGAGCCCGTGTATAACTGGCAGGCCACCAAGGGCTCGCTGCAGGAGCGCTTCGCCTTCCTCTTCACCAACGAGCTGCTCAGCGACGTGCGCTTCGTGGTGGGCAAGGGCGGCCCGCGGCAgcccggcggcggggggccccccgggcccggccagcaGCGCATCCCCGCCCACCGCTTCTTGCTGGCCGCCGGCAGCGCCGTCTTCGACGCCATGTTCAACGGTGGCATGGCCACCACCTCGGCCGAGATCGAGCTGCCCGACGTAGAGCCCGCCGCCTTCCTGGCGCTGCTCAG GTTTCTTTATTCAGATGAAGTTCAGATTGGTCCTGAAACAGTTATGACTACTCTCTACACTGCCAAGAAGTATGCAGTCCCAGCCCTGGAAGCACATTGTGTGGAATTTCTAACTAAACACCTTAGAGCAGATAATGCCTTTATGCTTCTTACCCAG GCTCGATTATTTGATGAACCTCAGCTTGCTAGTCTTTGTCTTGACACTATAGACAAAAGTACAATGGATGCAATAAGTGCAGAAGGTTTTACTGATATTGACATAG acaCACTGTGTGCAGTACTAGAAAGAGACACACTTAGTATTCGAGAAAGTAGACTCTTTGGAGCTGTTGTTCGCTGGGCAGAAGCAGAGTGTCAAAGACAGCAGCTGCCTGTGACGTCAGGAAACAAACAGAAAGTGCTTGGAAAAGCTCTATCTCTAATCCGTTTTCCACTAATGACTATTGAAGAGTTTGCAGCAG gtcctgctcagtctggaattTTGTCAGATCGGGAAGTGGTAAATCTCTTTTTGCATTTTACGGTCAATCCTAAACCTAGAGTTGATTATATTGACCGACCGAGATGCTGCCTCAGAGGAAAAGAATGCAGCATAAACAGGTTCCAGCAAGTGGAGAGCCGTTGGGGGTACAGCGGAACAAGTGACCGAATCAG GTTCACAGTTAATAGAAGAATTTCCATAGTGGGATTTGGATTGTATGGATCTATTCATGGACCCACAGATTATCAAGTCAATATACAG ATAATTgaatatgaaaaaaatcaaacactgGGACAAAATGATACTGGATTTAGTTGTGATGGAACTGCTAATACATTCAGAGTTATGTTCAAAGAACCTATAGAAATTTTGCCAACGGTCTCCTACACAGCTTGTGCAACACTCAAA GGTCCTGATTCCCATTATGGTACGAAAGGATTGAAGAAAGTAATCCACGAATCTCCCACTGCTAGCAAAACCTGCTTTTCCTTCTCTAGTTCACCTGGTAACAACAATGGTACATCGATAGAAGACGGACAAATACCAGAAATAATATTTTATACATAA